The following coding sequences lie in one Desulfitibacter alkalitolerans DSM 16504 genomic window:
- a CDS encoding response regulator transcription factor codes for MKILIADDDELIVNLIKQNLALEGYETISAYDGEEAIEKVKKHIPDLIILDIMMPKKDGYQVCRQIKETGIPIVMLTAKTDISDKLIGLELGADDYIVKPFESRELIARIKAIFRRLEKLQANHKFAAAESQAKGQTCLQVLEDSRRVTIDTDEVKLTPKEYDLLLLLYKNPDRVFPRDEILDRVWGYDYFGDTRTVDIHVQRLRKKLGQEGELIETVFAIGYRFKGRENEAKK; via the coding sequence ATGAAGATATTAATAGCTGATGACGATGAATTAATTGTAAACTTGATTAAGCAAAACCTTGCTTTGGAAGGCTATGAGACAATTTCAGCTTACGACGGGGAAGAAGCTATTGAAAAAGTGAAAAAGCATATTCCGGATTTAATTATCCTGGATATTATGATGCCTAAAAAAGATGGCTACCAGGTTTGCCGGCAAATAAAAGAAACAGGAATTCCCATTGTAATGCTAACTGCAAAAACTGATATCTCTGATAAACTGATTGGCCTAGAACTAGGTGCGGATGATTATATAGTAAAACCCTTTGAGAGCAGGGAATTAATAGCAAGAATTAAAGCAATCTTTAGACGCCTAGAAAAGCTCCAAGCTAATCATAAATTTGCTGCAGCTGAAAGCCAGGCAAAAGGGCAGACATGCCTACAAGTATTAGAAGATTCCAGGAGAGTAACCATTGATACAGATGAAGTGAAGCTAACTCCTAAAGAATATGATTTATTGCTGTTGTTATATAAAAATCCTGACAGGGTTTTTCCTAGAGATGAAATATTAGACAGAGTTTGGGGCTATGACTATTTTGGAGACACAAGAACTGTAGATATTCATGTACAGCGATTGAGAAAAAAGCTGGGTCAAGAAGGGGAATTAATTGAAACAGTTTTTGCCATAGGATATCGCTTTAAGGGGAGAGAGAATGAAGCTAAGAAATAA
- a CDS encoding sensor histidine kinase gives MKLRNKVFAINATIIIIVFLLMGIVAIERVYDHNLNNIYNQLLSQSNFSQRYLIQYLEARSSDAPQLLIEENKNSLESELMRQVGYPVAITGPNEFGLRPEQREALKGNRAYFINTADDQRVFSFSFPIIFDEQILGSVTYQYSLFELDKLRQDLIVIFLVLFIAAIILVFALSYLFSFRLINPLEKLQSAAKEFGKGNFDKIEKIKTGDEVESLALSFEKMGQDIQTMIQNLEEEQAKQKRFYDSVTHEIRTPLTNIIGYADLITRIKDDAEKEKSIKYVQQEGSTLLKMVENLLELSKLKQYDLKLTKKEENLKEIIENVLEAMALRMKKFSLTTEADLAEIKAKVDGEKIRQVLINLIDNAIKYSEGDKLELKLWHDDLIYIQIKDKGKGISKDDLENIVEPFYRVEKSRSRKLGGAGLGLSICQEIISKHGGELTIESELGVGTTVTICLHP, from the coding sequence ATGAAGCTAAGAAATAAAGTATTTGCTATCAATGCTACTATTATTATTATAGTTTTTTTACTCATGGGAATAGTGGCCATTGAAAGAGTATATGACCATAATTTGAATAATATTTATAACCAGCTATTAAGCCAGAGTAATTTCTCACAGAGATATTTAATTCAATATTTAGAAGCTCGATCGTCTGATGCACCTCAGTTGTTGATAGAGGAGAATAAAAACTCATTAGAAAGTGAACTAATGAGACAAGTTGGTTATCCGGTTGCAATTACTGGGCCAAATGAGTTTGGTTTAAGACCAGAGCAGAGAGAAGCATTAAAAGGTAACAGGGCTTATTTCATAAACACAGCCGATGACCAAAGGGTTTTCTCTTTCTCCTTTCCTATTATTTTTGATGAGCAAATATTAGGGTCAGTTACCTATCAATATTCATTATTTGAGCTAGATAAACTACGGCAAGATTTAATAGTAATCTTTTTAGTGCTCTTTATCGCTGCCATTATTTTAGTCTTTGCTCTTAGCTACCTATTTTCATTCCGCTTGATAAATCCTTTAGAAAAGCTCCAATCGGCTGCTAAAGAGTTTGGTAAAGGTAACTTTGATAAAATAGAAAAAATAAAAACGGGAGATGAAGTAGAAAGTCTTGCTCTATCCTTTGAAAAAATGGGCCAGGATATCCAAACCATGATCCAAAACCTAGAAGAGGAGCAGGCAAAGCAAAAGAGATTCTACGATAGTGTCACTCATGAGATTAGAACTCCACTGACTAATATTATTGGTTATGCTGATCTAATCACCAGGATAAAAGATGATGCTGAGAAGGAAAAGAGCATTAAATATGTTCAGCAGGAAGGTAGTACCTTACTTAAAATGGTAGAAAACCTATTAGAACTTTCTAAACTTAAACAATATGACCTTAAACTAACTAAAAAAGAAGAAAACTTAAAAGAGATAATAGAAAACGTCCTTGAAGCAATGGCACTTAGGATGAAAAAATTTAGTCTAACTACTGAAGCTGACTTAGCAGAGATTAAAGCAAAAGTAGACGGCGAGAAGATTAGACAGGTTTTAATTAACTTAATAGATAATGCCATCAAATACTCTGAAGGAGATAAATTGGAGCTTAAGCTGTGGCATGATGACTTAATTTATATTCAAATAAAGGACAAAGGTAAGGGGATATCTAAAGATGACCTAGAGAATATAGTTGAGCCATTTTACCGGGTGGAAAAATCTCGCAGTAGGAAGCTAGGAGGGGCAGGCTTGGGCCTTTCTATCTGTCAAGAGATTATTAGTAAACACGGTGGGGAGTTAACTATTGAAAGCGAATTAGGTGTGGGTACAACTGTTACAATTTGTTTACATCCTTGA